Proteins from a genomic interval of Rosa chinensis cultivar Old Blush chromosome 2, RchiOBHm-V2, whole genome shotgun sequence:
- the LOC112187676 gene encoding uncharacterized protein LOC112187676 encodes MRTPRLARCFFKGWSIGPVPHVLTQLPLYSELATLHLQIRNNFEHIPQTFPTLKNLKQVKLDLLMLDFELGSVLNILKAAPLLEELIITTRAPDYHGEMRNLSTFSHNHLRKIKMQGFQGMWFKIELAICLLKIATKLEVMVIDPLGSYYVGDGRWVKMTCCYQDGNEDENPEEYDDPGDENVDNVPYELLRWQNRGRAAVQERLKDVKTDAQVFIL; translated from the exons ATGAGAACTCCACGGCTAGCAAGATGTTTTTTTAAGGGATGGTCTATAGGTCCGGTACCTCATGTGCTAACCCAACTCCCCCTGTATTCTGAGCTTGCGACTCTTCATCTGCAGATCAGAAATAATTTC GAACATATACCCCAAACTTTTCCAACATTGAAAAACCTAAAGCAAGTGAAGTTGGATCTCCTCATGCTTGACTTTGAACTTGGGAGTGTTCTAAATATTCTCAAGGCTGCACCACTTTTGGAAGAACTTATAATAACAACACGAGCTCCAGACTATCACGGAGAGATGAGGAATCTTTCTACATTCTCACATAATCATTTGAGAAAAATAAAGATGCAGGGGTTCCAAGGTATGTGGTTCAAGATAGAGTTGGCCATTTGCCTTCTTAAAATTGCTACAAAGCTTGAGGTAATGGTGATTGATCCACTTGGATCATACTATGTCGGTGATGGAAGGTGGGTCAAAATGACCTGTTGTTATCAGGATGGGAATGAAGATGAGAACCCAGAGGAATATGATGACCCAGGAGATGAAAATGTGGACAATGTGCCTTATGAACTTTTACGTTGGCAAAATAGAGGCAGGGCAGCAGTCCAAGAAAGGCTGAAAGATGTAAAGACTGATGCTCAAGTCTTCATCCTCTAA
- the LOC112187674 gene encoding F-box protein At5g03100, protein MDDQSQRGIISTAEGESKDWINELPDCILSSILSLLTIKDAAVTSIVSRQWRNLWKTRPPNLELDIVNIFGSVYAPLIEPYRSIFSVTSCSLQFDRQCYIKRVNEVLELYSGNKLDSFKVAFFFNREFTEDLDKWVRFAITKGAQKLDLQLLRGALDPHDNFYVFPHWILADLNTSTLKHLSLHRCVLKPPTDFDRFIQLETLSLNDIVVDPEFLARLFSACVLLERFTLNTCDVPSNLIIGPSLHLHDLKVLTCYRLGRIEIDAVNLYSLEYDGYNTEISFMRTPRLARCFFKGWSIGPVPHVLTQLPLCSELATLHLQIRNNFEHIPQTFPTLKNLKQVKLDLLMLDFELGSVLNILKAAPLLEELIITTRAPDYHGEMRSLSTFSHNHLRKIKMQGFQGMWFEIELAICLLKIATKLEVMVIDPLGSYYDGDGTWVKMTCYYQDGNEDENPEEYDDTGDENVDNVPYELLRWQKRGRAAVQERLKDVKTDAQVFIL, encoded by the exons ATGGATGATCAATCTCAAAGAGGAATAATATCTACT GCTGAGGGCGAGAGTAAAGATTGGATAAATGAGCTTCCGGATTGCATTCTGTCATCCATACTTTCATTGTTAACAATAAAAGATGCAGCGGTGACTAGCATTGTATCTCGCCAGTGGAGGAACCTTTGGAAGACAAGGCCTCCCAATCTTGAATTAGACATTGTAAATATTTTTGGGTCCGTGTATGCTCCTCTCATTGAACCATATCGGTCCATCTTTAGTGTTACATCTTGTAGTCTTCAATTCGACAGACAGTGCTATATAAAACGAGTGAATGAAGTTTTGGAGCTCTACTCTGGCAACAAGCTAGACTCATTCAAGGTGGCATTCTTTTTTAATCGAGAATTTACTGAAGATCTTGACAAATGGGTTCGTTTTGCAATTACAAAGGGAGCTCAAAAGCTGGATCTTCAATTATTAAGAGGCGCTTTGGATCCACATgataatttttatgtttttcctcaCTGGATCCTTGCAGATTTGAACACATCAACCTTAAAGCATTTGTCGTTGCATCGATGTGTTCTAAAACCTCCTACTGATTTTGACAGATTCATTCAGCTAGAAACTCTTTCTCTGAATGACATTGTAGTTGATCCAGAATTTTTGGCACGTCTTTTCTCTGCTTGTGTGCTTCTCGAAAGGTTCACCTTGAACACATGTGACGTGCCCTCAAATCTGATTATTGGTCCATCCCTTCACCTGCATGATCTGAAAGTGCTCACGTGTTACCGATTAGGAAGAATAGAGATTGATGCAGTAAATCTTTACTCCCTGGAATATGATGGATATAATACAGAGATTTCTTTCATGAGAACTCCACGGCTAGCAAGATGTTTCTTTAAGGGATGGTCTATAGGTCCGGTACCTCATGTGCTAACCCAACTCCCCCTGTGTTCTGAGCTTGCGACTCTTCATCTGCAGATCAGAAATAATTTC GAACATATACCCCAAACTTTTCCAACATTGAAAAACCTAAAGCAAGTGAAGTTGGATCTCCTCATGCTTGACTTTGAACTTGGGAGTGTTCTAAATATTCTCAAGGCTGCACCACTTTTGGAAGAACTTATAATAACAACACGAGCTCCAGACTATCACGGAGAGATGAGGAGTCTTTCTACATTCTCACATAATCATTTGAGAAAAATAAAGATGCAGGGGTTCCAAGGTATGTGGTTCGAGATAGAGTTGGCCATTTGCCTTCTTAAAATTGCTACAAAGCTTGAGGTAATGGTGATTGATCCACTTGGATCATACTATGACGGTGATGGAACGTGGGTCAAAATGACCTGTTATTATCAGGATGGGAATGAAGATGAGAACCCAGAGGAATATGATGACACAGGAGATGAAAATGTGGACAATGTGCCTTATGAACTTTTACGTTGGCAAAAAAGAGGCAGGGCAGCAGTCCAAGAAAGGCTGAAAGATGTAAAGACTGATGCTCAAGTCTTCATCCTCTAA
- the LOC121051837 gene encoding pentatricopeptide repeat-containing protein At5g15280, mitochondrial-like — MRRSSTTIALCNEMLQVLCTCSPHKPHIKQCGQVGFEARNVESLWGIFKWVSEKVEGFKHKPQSCEVMASMLVRVGLLREVEFLLSTMESKGVSLDSQEIYSDLIEGYVGIGELDRAISVYDQIRGRVVPSLQCCCVLLDQLVGMRKTELAFQVCSDMAEMGFDLRDVKKATFEGVIRLLGRDGKIQEARNFVMKAMAFKLKPSNLVLNEVAYGYCEKKDFDDLMSFYAEIKCAPEVMAGNRIMHSLCSHFGTRRAEPYLQELEILGFNPDEVTFGLMIGWSCRERKLKSAFVYLSEMLGRHLNPHICNQRGIYGGYVEACWEGV; from the exons ATGAGACGAAGCAGCACCACCATAGCTCTATGCAATGAAATGCTTCAAGTTTTGTGTACCTGTTCACCCCACAAGCCTCACATCAAACAG TGTGGGCAAGTTGGATTTGAAGCTAGAAACGTTGAGTCTTTGTGGGGAATTTTCAAGTGGGTTAGTGAAAAAGTTGAGGGTTTTAAGCATAAACCTCAGTCATGTGAGGTCATGGCCTCAATGCTTGTCCGAGTGGGATTGCTTAGAGAAGTTGAGTTCTTGCTTTCCACAATGGAAAGTAAAGGAGTTTCGTTGGATAGTCAAGAAATTTACAGTGATTTGATTGAAGGGTATGTTGGTATTGGTGAGTTAGATAGGGCCATTTCGGTATATGATCAAATTAGGGGGCGTGTAGTGCCATCATTGCAGTGTTGTTGTGTTCTACTTGATCAATTGGTGGGAATGAGGAAGACCGAATTGGCGTTTCAAGTTTGTAGTGATATGGCAGAAATGGGTTTTGATTTGAGAGATGTGAAGAAGGCCACATTTGAGGGTGTCATTAGACTGCTTGGCAGGGATGGAAAGATTCAGGAGGCAAGAAATTTTGTCATGAAGGCTATGGCTTTCAAACTCAAGCCTAGCAACTTAGTTTTAAATGAAGTTGCTTATGGATATTGTGAGAAGAAGGACTTTGATGATTTGATGAGCTTCTATGCTGAGATTAAGTGTGCCCCAGAAGTTATGGCTGGGAATAGGATTATGCATTCTCTTTGTAGCCATTTTGGGACAAGAAGAGCAGAACCTTATTTGCAAGAATTAGAAATTTTAGGCTTCAATCCTGATGAGGTAACCTTTGGACTCATGATTGGCTGGAGCTGTCGTGAACGAAAACTTAAAAGTGCCTTTGTTTACCTATCAGAGATGTTGGGAAGACACCTAAACCCCCATATATGTAATCAGCGGGGTATTTATGGAGGGTATGTGGAAGCATGCTGGGAAGGTGTTTGA